Genomic window (Saccharomyces eubayanus strain FM1318 chromosome XVI, whole genome shotgun sequence):
TTTTGAGTGGTGGTTTCGATCTCACCACTCAATATCTCTCTGAAGGCGTAGATAGATTTACCGAcgatttttccaaatacGTTACAATCGTTCAAGACATGTTTGGAATCTGCCTGTACAGTTATAAACCACGTATCTCTTTGCCTATCCCATCCAAATAGCCCATCTTTACTGAACCTTATCCGCGGATTTCTCTCTTGCGCGACTGCGCACTTCTCAGCAGTACCATCTGTACTAAACCTTAGGAGTTGATTTGGTTTCAATTCACTAAATTTCCCATTGACGTAGGTACCATCTGACAGCTTTGTTAAAAATCGCCTACTAGTCTGGGGGCATTCTTTAGCCCACAATTCAACGGCAATGTTTCCCTTTGTAGTGTACAGTATGCATTTAGCTGTTGTCTGCGGTTCGATGTTAGCGGACATGATGTCAATTGTTTACTTTAACCCATAAGCCCATCACGTACAATTTcacgtatatatatatatattgcACCATTACTTTTTCAGGATATTgaacctttttttctagaCACGCCggaaaagggaaaaaaaaatggaaaagttAGTTGGTCCCGTTAAATAATGAAATAAcatattttcaacaaagagaccaagagaaaaaggCCAGGACCAAGCGAAATAGAACCGTCTAACGCCCGCCCATTTGTGAATAGTTTTTTTGGCGTTATTAttgacttttcttttccagaACTCGCAACCGGATTCATTTTGCAAGAATACATCTATCCGCAATGCTATCTATTCTGAGAAATTCAGTGAGACTAAACCCAAGGGCCCTTGGAATTGTTCCAGCTGCTGCTAGGACATTGGCATCGGTACAGGTGTCCAAGAGACTCTTAACCAATTCGTCGACGCTGTTACAGAAGGAAATAAAGGACGACAAGCCCAAATCCATTCTTACGAATGACATGTTGTTCAAAGCCggtgttgatgttgatgagAATGGTCAAGCCAAAAACGAAGGGAAAAGAGAAGCAGAGGAAGTGGAAGGGGAAGGCCAAGGCCAGAATGAACCTTCTTCCAAGGGtgaaaaatccaagagGAGAAGACAAACTTCTACGGACATAAAGAGAGAAAAGTATGCTAACTggttttatattttctcacTGTCTGCATTAGCAGGTGGTACTATCTATATGGCAAGAAATTGGGAGCCtcaagaagaggaagaactGAAGAAAGACATCGGTAATGGTTACACGATGTCACTAATGTACAAAAGATTCAAAGCTCGTTTCAATTCCATGTTCACTTACTTCCAAGAACCACCTTTCCCTGATCTACTACctccaccaccaccaccaccataCCAAAGGCCACTAACCTTGGTCATTACATTAGAAGACTTTCTGGTCCACTCTGAGTGGTCACAAAAGTATGGTTGGAGAACTGCGAAGAGACCCGGCGCCGACTATTTCTTGGGTTACTTGTCGCAGTATTTCgaaattgttttgttctcGTCCAATTATATGATGTactctgaaaaaattgctgaaaaattggacCCTATTCACGCATTTGTTTCCTATAACTTATTCAAAGAGCACTGTGTTTATAAAGATGGTGTGCACATCAAGGATCTTTCGAAATTGAACAGAGACTTGAGCAaagtcatcatcatc
Coding sequences:
- the TIM50 gene encoding protein translocase subunit TIM50, which translates into the protein MLSILRNSVRLNPRALGIVPAAARTLASVQVSKRLLTNSSTLLQKEIKDDKPKSILTNDMLFKAGVDVDENGQAKNEGKREAEEVEGEGQGQNEPSSKGEKSKRRRQTSTDIKREKYANWFYIFSLSALAGGTIYMARNWEPQEEEELKKDIGNGYTMSLMYKRFKARFNSMFTYFQEPPFPDLLPPPPPPPYQRPLTLVITLEDFLVHSEWSQKYGWRTAKRPGADYFLGYLSQYFEIVLFSSNYMMYSEKIAEKLDPIHAFVSYNLFKEHCVYKDGVHIKDLSKLNRDLSKVIIIDTDPNSYKLQPENAIPMEPWNGEADDKLVRLIPFLEYLATQQTKDVRPILDSFQDKKNLATEFDQRVKKLKAKFHGDGSNGNWALKALGVTNDMGGSQKFPLDLIHEEGQKNYLMFMKMIEEEKEKIRIQQEQMSGQTFTLKDYVEGNLPSPEEQMKMQMEKQKEVDALFEEEKKKKKSAESK